A genomic segment from Malus domestica chromosome 05, GDT2T_hap1 encodes:
- the LOC103436420 gene encoding classical arabinogalactan protein 9, whose amino-acid sequence MDRKTLFFLGFVCIVFAGVGGQSPPANPPTTSTPAPPATPTTPPSNNQPPPSPPASTPPPASTPPPTSAPPPVATAPPPVTTSPPPSTPPPVSAPPPATPPPVNAPPPATPPPATPPPATPPPATPPPATPPPATPPPATPPPAPLASPPAQVPAPAPTVKSPALAPSPLALAPGPPAPPVGAPAPALDSGAPGPSSSVDQSGAEKMWSMQKMVGSLVFGWAVLSLML is encoded by the exons ATGGATCGCAAGACTTTGTTCTTCCTAGGCTTTGTCTGCATTGTCTTCGCCGGTGTCGGGGGCCAATCTCCCCCCGCCAACCCACCCACCACTAGCACTCCTGCTCCCCCTGCCACACCCACAACTCCACCATCCAACAACCAGCCACCACCCTCTCCCCCCGCCAGCACTCCACCTCCCGCATCCACCCCTCCTCCCACGTCAGCTCCTCCTCCCGTTGCCACAGCACCGCCCCCAGTTACCACGTCTCCGCCTCCATCAACTCCTCCCCCTGTCTCAGCTCCCCCGCCGGCCACCCCACCTCCAGTCAACGCTCCTCCACCCGCAACTCCACCTCCAGCTACTCCTCCACCCGCTACTCCACCACCGGCCACACCACCACCAGCCACTCCGCCACCCGCCACTCCACCACCAGCAACACCACCACCGGCCCCTCTTGCGTCTCCGCCAGCTCAGGTACCAGCTCCAGCACCCACCGTGAAATCTCCAGCTTTGGCGCCTTCTCCCCTCGCACTGGCCCCCGGCCCACCCGCACCTCCAGTCGGAGCTCCAGCGCCGGCCCTCGATTCCGGCGCTCCGGGACCGTCATCTTCAGTTGATCAG AGTGGAGCAGAGAAGATGTGGTCGATGCAGAAGATGGTAGGAAGCTTGGTGTTTGGGTGGGCTGTCCTCAGCTTGATGCTTTAG
- the LOC103436419 gene encoding uncharacterized protein — translation MEKKQGFFSALKDEVVRGLSPSRSRASSPARSGSPMTGLLRRKKRNHHGNGHGGQLVAQPDALIGRSGSLRPVMEGPDPDGGELGDSKRVGSGLGQWMRGQLSRTPSVSSVAHNNNKRSDLRLLLGVMGAPLAPLHVSTSDPFPHLSIKDTPIETSSAQYILQQYTAASGGQKLQNSIKNAYAMGKVRMVASEFETATKVMKTRNASRCAESGGFVLWQMNPDMWYVELAVGGSKVHAGCNGKLVWRHTPWLGAHTAKGPVRPLRRALQGLDPRSTASMFTNARCIGERRINGEDCFILKLCADPQTLKARSEGPAEIIRHVLFGYFSQKTGLLVHIEDSHLTRIQSNGGDAVYWETTINSFLDDYRPVEGIMIAHSGRSVVTLFRFGEMAMSHTKTKMEEAWTIEEVAFNVPGLSMDCFIPPADLRSGTISEACELPHDERGRGGGIAVAAHRAKVAALEKEHNANVDSLTWKMEV, via the exons ATGGAGAAGAAACAAGGCTTCTTCTCTGCTCTCAAGGACGAGGTGGTTCGGGGTCTCAGCCCGTCGCGGTCGCGGGCCAGCAGCCCGGCCCGGTCCGGGTCGCCCATGACTGGTCTGCTCCGGAGGAAGAAGCGGAACCATCACGGAAATGGGCACGGCGGCCAGCTGGTGGCCCAGCCGGACGCGTTGATTGGGAGATCCGGGAGTCTGAGGCCGGTGATGGAGGGTCCGGATCCGGACGGTGGGGAACTTGGGGATTCGAAGCGGGTCGGGTCGGGTTTGGGCCAGTGGATGCGAGGGCAACTTTCGCGGACTCCCTCCGTTAGCTCCGTCGCGCATAACAACAACAAGAGGTCTGATCTGAGGCTGCTGCTTGGAGTCATGGGCGCTCCTCTCGCTCCCCTCCACGTCAGCACCTCCGACCCTTTCCCCCATCTCAGCATCAAGGACACTCCCAtc GAAACTTCCTCTGCCCAGTATATACTGCAGCAGTACACAGCGGCTTCTGGTGGACAGAAACTGCAGAACTCGATAAAAAATGCTTATGCGATGGGAAAGGTTAGGATGGTAGCTTCTGAGTTTGAAACGGCTACTAAGGTGATGAAGACCAGAAATGCTTCTAGATGTGCCGAGTCGGGTGGGTTTGTTCTCTGGCAGATGAATCCGGACATGTGGTACGTGGAGCTTGCGGTGGGGGGAAGCAAGGTTCATGCTGGCTGCAATGGGAAGCTTGTCTGGAGGCACACGCCGTGGCTTGGTGCTCATACTGCGAAGGGACCTGTGAGACCCTTGCGTCGGGCACTTCAG ggTCTAGATCCAAGATCTACGGCTAGTATGTTTACCAATGCAAGATGTATAGGAGAGAGGAGGATCAATGGTGAGGATTGCTTCATCCTCAAGCTTTGTGCTGATCCTCAGACTCTGAAGGCCAGGAGTGAAGGCCCTGCGGAGATCATAAGGCATGTGTTGTTTGGTTACTTCAGCCAGAAAACAGGGCTTCTTGTTCATATAGAGGATTCGCATCTGACTCGCATCCAATCCAATGGTGGTGATGCCGTTTACTGGGAAACCACAATCAATTCATTCCTGGATGATTACAGGCCTGTTGAAGGAATCATGATTGCACATTCAGGGCGTTCCGTGGTAACCCTTTTCAGGTTCGGTGAAATGGCAATGAGCCATACCAAAACAAAGATGGAAGAAGCTTGGACCATCGAGGAGGTTGCATTTAATGTTCCAGGCTTGTCAATGGATTGCTTCATCCCCCCAGCTGACTTGAGATCGGGGACAATCAGTGAAGCGTGCGAGCTTCCTCATGATGAAAGGGGAAGGGGTGGTGGGATTGCAGTAGCAGCACATCGGGCCAAAGTTGCTGCGCTGGAGAAAGAGCATAATGCAAATGTTGATAGCCTGACCTGGAAGATGGAAGTCTAA